In a single window of the Melissococcus plutonius ATCC 35311 genome:
- the hslO gene encoding Hsp33 family molecular chaperone HslO, translated as MKDYLIKAISHKGTIRAYALNATETISEAQQRHDTWTNSTAALGRTMIGTLLLGATVKGKDTLTVKVQGNGPAGAIIVDSNGSGTVKGYIKNPHISLPLNQQGKIDVMGTVGNEGIFTVIKDLGLKETFSGQTPIVSGEIGEDFTYYLAVSEQTPSAVGLSVLVAPDGQVKAAGGFLIQVMPGANEETIQFIEQRLEQMPLISQLLDEGKSPENILEDILGKDKVEILEKLPVQFKCNCSKEKFDNALISVGLEELEAMIREDHGAEIVCQFCGNKYHYTEDELMVLKQEVLKNLKDE; from the coding sequence ATGAAAGATTATTTAATAAAAGCAATTAGCCATAAAGGAACTATTCGTGCGTATGCATTGAATGCCACAGAAACGATCAGCGAAGCACAACAAAGACACGATACTTGGACTAACTCAACCGCTGCACTTGGTCGAACGATGATTGGTACACTTTTATTGGGAGCAACCGTAAAAGGAAAAGATACACTTACAGTGAAAGTGCAAGGAAATGGTCCAGCAGGAGCTATTATTGTAGATAGTAACGGTAGTGGAACGGTTAAAGGATACATTAAGAATCCTCATATTAGTTTACCGTTGAACCAACAAGGGAAAATTGATGTCATGGGAACAGTTGGGAATGAAGGTATTTTTACAGTCATTAAAGATTTAGGTTTGAAAGAAACTTTTTCTGGTCAAACCCCTATTGTTTCTGGTGAAATTGGTGAAGATTTTACTTACTACTTAGCTGTTTCTGAACAAACGCCATCTGCAGTTGGCTTAAGTGTACTAGTAGCACCAGATGGGCAGGTAAAAGCTGCAGGAGGCTTTTTAATTCAAGTCATGCCTGGAGCAAATGAGGAAACGATTCAGTTTATCGAACAACGTTTGGAACAAATGCCATTGATTTCTCAATTACTAGATGAGGGAAAATCACCAGAAAATATTTTGGAGGATATATTGGGCAAGGATAAAGTAGAAATTCTTGAAAAACTGCCTGTACAATTTAAATGTAATTGCTCAAAAGAGAAATTTGATAATGCATTAATTTCTGTAGGATTAGAAGAATTAGAAGCAATGATACGAGAAGACCATGGAGCAGAAATTGTTTGTCAATTTTGTGGCAATAAGTATCATTATACAGAAGATGAATTAATGGTTCTCAAGCAAGAAGTATTGAAAAATTTAAAAGACGAATAA
- the recA gene encoding recombinase RecA — protein MADDRKTALDAALKKIEKNFGKGSIMKLGEKADQQVATVPSGSLALDVALGVGGYPRGRIVEIYGPESSGKTTVSLNAIAEIQKQGGTAAFIDAEHALDPQYAQKLGVNIDELLLSQPDTGEQGLEIADALVSSGAIDIVVVDSVAALVPRAEIDGEMGASHVGLQARLMSQALRKLSGSISKTKTIAIFINQIREKVGVMFGNPETTPGGRALKFYATVRLEVRRAEQLKQGTDIVGNRTKIKVVKNKVAPPFKVAEVDIMYGQGISQEGELLDMAVEQDIIDKSGAWYSYNEERIGQGRENVKNYMIEHPEMVEEISKKVRKAFGIETDADTDASTKTNKEETGNITDKTDAQEALPLDE, from the coding sequence TTGGCAGATGATCGCAAAACAGCTTTAGATGCTGCATTAAAAAAAATTGAAAAGAACTTTGGTAAGGGTTCTATTATGAAATTAGGAGAGAAGGCTGATCAGCAAGTTGCTACTGTTCCTAGTGGCTCTTTAGCTTTGGATGTAGCTTTAGGTGTTGGTGGCTATCCTAGAGGAAGAATCGTTGAAATCTACGGACCTGAAAGTTCTGGTAAGACAACCGTCTCTCTTAATGCTATCGCTGAAATACAAAAACAAGGTGGAACTGCTGCCTTTATTGATGCTGAACATGCTCTTGATCCACAATATGCCCAAAAATTAGGTGTTAATATTGATGAATTATTACTATCACAGCCAGATACTGGAGAGCAAGGCTTAGAAATTGCGGATGCTTTGGTATCTAGTGGTGCAATTGACATAGTTGTCGTTGACTCTGTGGCTGCACTTGTCCCACGTGCTGAAATTGATGGAGAAATGGGCGCCAGTCATGTAGGATTGCAAGCTAGATTAATGTCACAAGCACTACGTAAACTCTCCGGTTCAATTAGTAAAACAAAAACAATTGCTATTTTTATTAACCAAATTCGCGAGAAGGTAGGCGTAATGTTTGGGAATCCAGAAACAACACCTGGCGGTCGTGCGTTAAAATTTTATGCAACAGTTCGTTTGGAAGTACGTCGTGCTGAACAATTAAAACAAGGAACTGATATTGTCGGTAATCGTACAAAGATTAAAGTGGTTAAAAACAAGGTAGCTCCACCATTTAAAGTAGCTGAAGTAGATATTATGTATGGCCAAGGAATTTCACAAGAAGGTGAACTTTTAGATATGGCTGTCGAACAAGATATTATTGATAAAAGTGGCGCATGGTATAGTTACAATGAAGAACGAATTGGTCAAGGAAGAGAAAATGTTAAGAATTATATGATAGAACATCCTGAGATGGTGGAAGAAATTTCTAAAAAGGTGCGTAAGGCCTTTGGTATTGAGACAGATGCAGATACAGATGCTTCAACCAAAACAAATAAAGAAGAAACAGGCAATATTACGGATAAAACAGATGCACAAGAAGCTCTCCCATTGGATGAATAA
- the dusB gene encoding tRNA dihydrouridine synthase DusB — MWKIGNVEIPNRVVVAPMAGISNAAFRITAKEFGAGLVVCEMISDKGIHFRNKKTLDMLYIDENEHPLSIQIFGGDKDTLVEAAQFVQENTKADIIDINMGCPVNKVIKAEAGAKWLLDPDKVYEMIHAVSSAVDIPVTVKMRTGWDDQHILAIENAIAAEKAGAAAIAMHGRTRTQMYEGKANWEILKEVKQHVAIPFIGNGDVKTPEDAKKMLEYVKADGVMIGRAILGNPWMIHRTTNYLETGTLMVEPTPTEKIKIAKVHLQRLIDIKGEKIAVREFRQHAAYYLKGIPRAAKVKVAINQAEEQQEMINLMDAFAEKATIYLEEKQSSCDFI; from the coding sequence TTGTGGAAAATTGGAAATGTTGAAATTCCTAATCGTGTGGTTGTAGCACCGATGGCTGGAATAAGCAATGCTGCTTTTCGGATAACAGCAAAAGAATTTGGTGCTGGTTTGGTTGTTTGTGAAATGATTAGCGATAAGGGCATTCATTTCAGAAATAAGAAAACTTTAGATATGTTATATATTGATGAAAATGAACATCCATTAAGTATCCAAATTTTTGGTGGTGATAAAGACACGTTGGTTGAAGCTGCCCAATTTGTTCAAGAAAATACCAAGGCAGATATCATTGATATTAATATGGGATGTCCAGTGAATAAGGTAATTAAGGCAGAAGCAGGTGCTAAATGGTTACTCGATCCAGATAAAGTTTATGAAATGATACATGCTGTTTCATCAGCTGTAGATATACCAGTCACAGTTAAAATGAGAACAGGATGGGATGATCAACATATACTAGCTATTGAAAATGCAATAGCAGCGGAAAAAGCAGGGGCAGCAGCCATTGCTATGCATGGAAGAACACGAACTCAAATGTATGAGGGAAAAGCCAACTGGGAAATTCTTAAAGAGGTGAAACAACATGTGGCTATCCCATTTATAGGAAATGGTGATGTTAAAACACCAGAAGATGCTAAAAAAATGCTAGAATATGTAAAAGCTGATGGTGTAATGATTGGAAGGGCGATCTTGGGAAATCCTTGGATGATACATAGAACAACAAACTATCTAGAAACGGGGACATTGATGGTAGAGCCAACACCAACTGAAAAAATCAAAATAGCGAAAGTCCATCTACAACGCTTGATAGATATAAAAGGAGAAAAGATTGCTGTGAGAGAATTTAGGCAACATGCAGCGTATTACTTAAAAGGAATTCCACGAGCTGCTAAGGTTAAAGTTGCCATTAATCAAGCAGAAGAACAACAAGAAATGATTAATTTAATGGATGCCTTTGCTGAAAAAGCGACAATTTATTTAGAAGAGAAGCAATCTAGCTGTGATTTTATTTAA
- a CDS encoding ATP-dependent Clp protease ATP-binding subunit, translating to MDELFTESAKNVLAITQNEVKYFKQKFVSSEHLLLALVTETNGIAGKVLRQLNTDKIELKDEIEHLTGYGIVDNYSDETYLPYSPRVKQIFAYAGEEAKRLGSTHIGTEHILLGLLRDEDILAARILLNLDLSLSKIRQLLLKKMGVTDEQLNNAANRRNTQLGQRKATKGTPILDSLARDLTKLANENKLDPVIGRSKEVRRLIQILSRKTKNNPVLVGEPGVGKTAIAEGLAQQIVNGEVPRDMQDKRLMMLDMGALVAGTKYRGEFEDRLKKVIDEIYHDGQVILFIDELHTLIGAGGAEGAIDASNILKPALARGELQTIGATTLDEYQKYIEKDAALERRFARIQVDEPTTEEAEQILKRLCPRYENHHGVRITDAALHAAIQLSVRYINDRQLPDKAIDLMDESAAKVRLDKTNETSKTQKLQEKIVQIVDEKEAAIQEIDFEKAAQLHKKEKNLLKELDDAFLMETMDTTSYSNQVTEEDVTIVVSQWTGIPLQQLEKKESERLLELESILHKRVVGQNEAVKAVSKAIRRARSGLKDPKRPIGSFMFLGPTGVGKTELAKALAEAMFGSEDALIRVDMSEFMERYNTSRLVGSPPGYVGYEEGGQLTEKIRQKPYSVVLLDEIEKAHTDVFNMLLQVLDDGHLTDSKGRKIDFRNTIVIMTSNIGATALRDEKNVGFNVKDLSRDHLAMQKRILDELKKTCKPEFLNRIDETIVFHSLNKEEIHEIVKIMSLSIIQRMKEQDIHIKITPSAIDVIGNAGFDKEYGARPIRRALQKEIEDRLSEALLSGQVHLGDKITIGASKGKITMTIHKSTSEKVFQTT from the coding sequence ATGGATGAATTATTTACAGAAAGTGCAAAAAATGTCCTTGCAATTACTCAAAATGAAGTTAAATACTTTAAACAAAAATTTGTTAGTTCTGAACATCTGTTATTAGCTCTAGTAACTGAAACAAATGGTATTGCTGGGAAGGTACTTCGTCAGTTAAATACAGATAAAATAGAATTAAAAGATGAAATTGAACATTTAACAGGATATGGCATAGTAGATAATTATTCTGATGAAACCTATCTGCCTTATTCTCCACGTGTAAAACAAATCTTTGCTTATGCTGGTGAAGAAGCTAAGCGTCTTGGATCCACCCACATTGGTACAGAACATATTTTATTAGGGCTCCTTAGAGATGAAGATATTCTTGCTGCTAGAATTTTATTAAATTTGGATTTAAGTTTATCAAAGATACGTCAATTACTATTAAAAAAAATGGGTGTTACAGATGAACAATTAAATAATGCTGCAAATCGTCGCAACACTCAATTAGGACAAAGAAAGGCAACAAAGGGAACGCCTATATTGGATTCTTTGGCCAGAGATTTAACTAAATTAGCAAATGAAAATAAACTGGATCCTGTAATAGGCAGATCAAAGGAAGTCAGACGATTAATTCAAATATTAAGTAGAAAAACAAAAAACAACCCTGTTTTGGTAGGTGAACCTGGAGTCGGGAAAACCGCTATTGCAGAAGGATTAGCACAGCAAATTGTTAATGGTGAAGTTCCTAGAGATATGCAGGATAAGCGATTAATGATGTTGGATATGGGGGCCTTAGTAGCGGGTACTAAATATCGTGGTGAATTTGAAGATCGGTTAAAGAAAGTCATTGATGAAATTTATCATGATGGACAAGTGATTTTATTTATTGACGAATTGCATACATTGATTGGTGCTGGGGGTGCTGAAGGAGCAATTGACGCTTCAAATATTTTAAAACCAGCTCTAGCTCGTGGTGAATTGCAAACTATTGGTGCAACTACTTTAGATGAATATCAAAAATATATTGAAAAAGATGCAGCATTGGAAAGACGATTTGCACGTATTCAGGTAGATGAACCAACTACAGAGGAAGCTGAACAAATTTTAAAGAGATTATGTCCTCGTTATGAAAATCATCATGGTGTACGAATTACAGATGCGGCTTTACATGCAGCTATTCAACTATCAGTACGTTACATTAATGATCGACAATTACCTGATAAAGCAATTGATTTAATGGACGAATCAGCAGCAAAAGTTCGTTTGGATAAGACAAATGAAACATCTAAAACACAAAAATTACAAGAAAAAATCGTACAAATCGTTGATGAAAAAGAGGCGGCAATTCAAGAGATTGATTTTGAAAAAGCGGCCCAATTGCATAAAAAAGAAAAGAACCTTCTAAAAGAACTTGATGATGCTTTTTTGATGGAAACAATGGACACAACAAGTTATAGCAATCAGGTAACAGAAGAGGATGTTACAATAGTTGTTTCCCAGTGGACAGGAATTCCTTTGCAGCAATTAGAGAAAAAAGAAAGTGAACGATTATTAGAATTAGAGTCTATTTTGCATAAGAGAGTTGTTGGACAAAATGAAGCAGTAAAAGCTGTTTCAAAAGCTATTCGCCGAGCTAGAAGTGGCTTAAAAGATCCTAAACGACCAATTGGTTCTTTTATGTTTTTAGGTCCGACTGGTGTAGGAAAAACAGAGTTAGCCAAAGCATTGGCTGAAGCAATGTTTGGTAGTGAAGATGCTCTTATTCGTGTCGATATGTCTGAATTTATGGAAAGATACAATACGAGTCGTTTAGTCGGATCACCTCCAGGTTATGTTGGTTATGAAGAAGGTGGCCAATTAACAGAAAAAATTAGACAAAAACCTTATTCAGTTGTTTTATTAGATGAAATTGAAAAAGCACATACCGATGTATTTAATATGCTTCTTCAAGTGTTAGATGATGGGCATCTAACAGATTCAAAAGGCAGAAAGATAGACTTTAGAAATACTATTGTAATTATGACTTCAAATATTGGTGCAACTGCTCTTCGGGATGAAAAAAATGTAGGATTTAATGTAAAAGATTTAAGTAGAGATCATCTTGCAATGCAAAAACGTATCTTAGATGAGCTAAAAAAGACCTGTAAACCAGAATTTTTAAATCGAATTGACGAAACAATTGTTTTCCATTCATTAAACAAAGAAGAAATACATGAAATTGTAAAAATCATGAGCTTATCCATTATTCAACGTATGAAAGAACAAGATATTCATATTAAAATAACCCCTTCAGCAATTGATGTAATTGGTAATGCTGGTTTTGATAAGGAATATGGTGCACGACCAATCCGAAGAGCTTTACAAAAAGAAATAGAAGATCGATTAAGTGAGGCACTTTTATCAGGACAAGTTCATTTAGGCGATAAAATCACAATTGGAGCTAGTAAAGGAAAAATTACAATGACTATTCATAAATCGACTTCTGAAAAGGTTTTTCAAACAACCTAA
- a CDS encoding competence/damage-inducible protein A, producing MKAEIIAVGTEILLGQIVNTNATFLSEELASLGIEVYYQTVVGDNAQRLTQLLKIAQKRSDLIILCGGLGPTEDDLTKETIANYLHKSLIEDQDGLRNLQHFFELSKRKMTKNNLRQILTIKDGYTLQNQTGLAVGTLIENDKTNYLLLPGPPNELQPMFQQFARPLLEKLFPQREQLFSKVLRFYGIGESQLVTELKELIDQQTNPTIAPYAKTNEVTLRLTAKATDEKTSNKMLLSLEKQIMEKVGSYFYGYGENNSLAKVVAHLLKEKQKTITAAESLTSGLFQSTLGEISGISQIFKGGFVVYTEETKENFLNIPKELLENDGTVSEICAIKMAEHARQLANTDYAISFTGVAEKTLEGKPAGTVWIGFSQKNQTAFARSFQFNGDRNSVRQHAVMQGLALIRQIVLNKE from the coding sequence ATGAAAGCAGAAATTATAGCAGTAGGAACAGAAATTTTACTCGGCCAAATAGTGAATACAAATGCAACCTTTTTATCAGAGGAACTAGCTTCCTTAGGCATTGAGGTATATTACCAGACAGTTGTTGGTGACAATGCACAACGATTGACACAGCTTTTAAAGATTGCACAAAAACGTAGCGATTTGATTATTCTATGTGGTGGATTAGGACCAACAGAAGATGATTTAACAAAAGAAACAATTGCAAACTATCTTCATAAATCTTTAATTGAAGATCAAGATGGACTAAGAAATCTCCAGCATTTTTTTGAACTGTCTAAAAGAAAAATGACAAAGAATAATTTACGACAAATTTTGACAATTAAGGATGGTTATACATTACAAAATCAAACAGGGCTGGCTGTAGGTACATTAATAGAGAATGATAAAACGAACTATTTATTATTGCCAGGACCACCAAATGAATTACAGCCAATGTTTCAACAATTTGCTAGACCTCTATTGGAAAAGCTTTTTCCTCAAAGAGAACAACTATTTTCCAAAGTTTTACGTTTTTATGGTATCGGGGAATCACAATTAGTTACAGAATTGAAGGAACTGATTGATCAGCAAACAAATCCGACCATTGCACCTTATGCAAAAACAAATGAAGTAACCTTACGCTTGACTGCAAAGGCAACAGATGAAAAGACAAGTAATAAAATGCTGCTTTCATTAGAAAAACAAATTATGGAAAAAGTTGGGAGTTACTTTTACGGTTATGGAGAAAATAATAGTTTAGCAAAGGTAGTTGCTCATTTATTAAAAGAAAAACAAAAAACAATAACAGCGGCTGAAAGTTTAACGTCAGGATTATTTCAAAGTACATTAGGTGAAATTAGTGGTATATCTCAAATTTTTAAGGGTGGATTTGTTGTTTATACAGAAGAAACCAAAGAAAATTTTTTAAATATTCCCAAAGAACTCTTGGAAAATGATGGAACAGTTAGTGAAATTTGTGCCATAAAAATGGCAGAACACGCACGTCAATTAGCAAATACTGATTATGCAATTTCATTTACAGGTGTAGCTGAGAAAACATTGGAAGGAAAACCTGCTGGAACAGTTTGGATTGGATTTTCACAGAAAAACCAAACAGCATTTGCTAGGTCATTTCAGTTTAACGGTGATCGTAATAGTGTTCGTCAACATGCTGTTATGCAAGGCTTAGCGCTTATTCGCCAGATAGTTTTAAATAAAGAATAA
- a CDS encoding CtsR family transcriptional regulator, protein MSNQNTSDLIEAYLKKILKESNKIEIRRAEMAHLFNCVPSQINYVINTRFTIQRGYAVESKRGGGGYIRIAKIQITDNHQYLKQLRQLVGEYLTEKDALIVIQKLYEENIVTKREGNLIFSVLSRSVLENFQKDEEKIRAQLMCSFLERLSYEEE, encoded by the coding sequence ATGAGTAATCAAAATACTTCAGATTTAATTGAAGCATATCTAAAAAAGATATTAAAAGAAAGCAATAAAATTGAAATTAGGCGAGCAGAAATGGCCCATCTATTTAATTGTGTACCTTCTCAAATTAATTATGTAATTAACACTCGTTTTACAATTCAAAGAGGTTATGCTGTAGAAAGTAAACGGGGTGGAGGTGGATACATTCGGATTGCCAAAATACAAATTACGGATAATCATCAGTATTTAAAACAATTAAGGCAACTAGTTGGAGAGTATTTAACAGAAAAGGATGCTTTAATTGTTATACAGAAACTATATGAAGAAAATATAGTAACAAAACGAGAAGGGAACTTGATATTTTCCGTTTTAAGCAGATCTGTTTTAGAGAATTTCCAAAAAGATGAAGAGAAAATTAGAGCACAACTGATGTGTTCATTTTTAGAGAGATTGAGTTATGAGGAGGAATAG
- the lysS gene encoding lysine--tRNA ligase yields MTEEQHSYQEELNDQMLVRREKMDTLYKKGIDPFGKRFDRTHNSAELHKLFDDRTKEELNEMNLTASVAGRMITKRGKGKVGFANLQDRDGQIQLYVRKDEVGEEPYDLFKHADLGDFFGVTGQIMKTDTGEVTIKAKKITLLSKALRPLPDKYHGLTNIEQRYRQRYLDLISNKESFDRFIKRSQIISEIRRYLDSNGYIEVETPVLHNEAGGAAARPFITHHNALDIDLYLRIALELHLKRLIVGGMEKVYEIGRVFRNEGIDTTHNPEFTMMEVYTAYTDYRDVMDLTEGIIRNVAEKVLGKTDITYGGQPVDLGKAFKRVHMVDAIKEQVGIDFWPKMTLDEARTLAKEYKVEITDNMMVGHIINEFFETFVEDTLQDPTFVYGHPVEVSPLAKKNEQDPRFTDRFELFIVGKEFANAFTELNDPIDQRSRFEEQEKEREQGNDEAHGVDEDFLESLEYGMPPTGGLGIGMDRLVMLLTDAPSIRDVLLFPTLR; encoded by the coding sequence GTGACTGAAGAACAACATTCGTATCAAGAAGAATTAAATGATCAAATGTTAGTACGAAGAGAAAAAATGGATACTCTGTATAAAAAAGGGATTGATCCTTTTGGTAAACGATTTGATCGTACCCATAATTCAGCAGAATTACATAAATTATTTGACGATCGTACAAAAGAAGAATTAAATGAGATGAATTTAACTGCTAGTGTTGCTGGCAGAATGATAACAAAACGTGGAAAAGGGAAAGTAGGATTTGCTAATCTTCAAGACCGAGATGGTCAGATTCAGTTATACGTTAGAAAAGATGAAGTTGGAGAAGAACCTTATGATCTATTCAAACATGCCGATCTAGGAGACTTTTTTGGTGTAACAGGTCAAATTATGAAAACTGATACGGGCGAAGTTACGATCAAGGCAAAGAAAATAACCTTGTTAAGTAAAGCTTTACGACCTCTTCCAGATAAGTATCATGGATTGACAAATATTGAACAACGTTATCGACAACGATATTTAGATTTAATTAGTAATAAAGAAAGCTTTGATCGTTTTATAAAACGTAGTCAAATTATTAGTGAAATTCGTCGTTATCTAGATAGTAATGGATATATAGAAGTTGAAACACCAGTTCTTCATAATGAGGCAGGTGGCGCTGCTGCTCGTCCATTTATCACTCATCATAATGCACTTGATATTGATTTATATCTAAGAATTGCTTTAGAACTACATTTAAAACGATTAATTGTAGGTGGCATGGAAAAAGTTTATGAAATTGGTCGTGTTTTTAGAAATGAAGGAATTGATACTACTCATAATCCAGAATTCACTATGATGGAAGTCTATACTGCATATACAGATTATAGAGATGTAATGGATTTAACTGAAGGAATCATTAGGAATGTAGCCGAAAAGGTTTTAGGAAAAACCGATATAACTTATGGTGGACAGCCAGTAGATTTGGGCAAAGCATTTAAAAGAGTACATATGGTAGATGCAATTAAAGAACAAGTGGGAATTGATTTTTGGCCAAAAATGACATTAGATGAAGCAAGAACGCTAGCTAAAGAATATAAAGTAGAAATCACTGATAATATGATGGTTGGCCATATTATTAATGAATTTTTCGAGACATTTGTTGAAGATACTCTACAAGACCCAACATTTGTTTATGGACATCCTGTTGAAGTTTCACCATTGGCGAAAAAGAACGAACAAGATCCTAGATTTACAGATCGATTTGAATTATTTATTGTAGGGAAAGAATTTGCGAATGCTTTTACTGAATTGAATGATCCAATTGATCAAAGATCTCGCTTTGAAGAACAAGAAAAAGAACGAGAACAAGGAAATGATGAAGCACATGGTGTTGATGAAGATTTCTTAGAATCACTTGAATACGGTATGCCGCCAACCGGTGGATTAGGAATTGGCATGGATCGATTAGTTATGTTACTAACGGATGCCCCTTCTATTCGTGATGTTTTATTATTCCCAACACTTAGATAA
- a CDS encoding peptidase U32 family protein: MIELIATAESVEQAEKLLEVGIDTLYIGEETYGLRLPTSFSRLEQENIVKQAHTAGKKVTVAINGIMHPDKMKNISEYLEFLQNIQVDQLTVGDPGVIFIMQRDEIKIPYIYDGATLVTNARQINFWGKRGAIGAVLAREVPYKELVAISPKLTIPVEILVYGATCIHHSKRPLLQNYYNFTKINELKDKERELFISEPRKENTHYSIYEDSNGTHIFSNNDINLMGRLDQLISSNYTHWKLDGIYTPGENFVSIASLFVQAREKIINKNWTQLEAQLAVEQINQLHPNNRGLDLGFFDIDPGEIK, from the coding sequence ATGATCGAATTAATTGCAACAGCTGAATCCGTTGAACAAGCAGAAAAATTATTAGAAGTTGGTATAGATACATTATACATAGGAGAAGAAACATATGGATTACGGTTACCTACTTCTTTTTCTCGTTTAGAACAAGAAAATATTGTGAAACAAGCTCATACTGCTGGAAAAAAAGTGACAGTTGCTATTAACGGAATTATGCATCCAGACAAAATGAAAAACATTTCTGAATATTTAGAATTTTTGCAAAATATTCAAGTTGATCAGCTTACAGTTGGTGATCCGGGTGTTATTTTTATCATGCAAAGAGATGAAATAAAAATTCCTTATATCTATGATGGTGCTACATTGGTGACTAATGCTAGACAAATAAATTTTTGGGGAAAACGTGGTGCCATTGGTGCCGTTTTAGCTAGGGAAGTCCCTTATAAAGAATTGGTAGCTATTTCTCCTAAATTAACTATTCCTGTAGAAATTTTGGTATATGGTGCTACTTGTATTCATCATTCTAAACGTCCACTTTTACAAAATTATTATAATTTTACTAAAATTAATGAGTTGAAAGATAAAGAGAGAGAGTTATTTATTTCTGAACCTAGAAAAGAAAATACACATTATTCTATTTATGAAGACAGTAATGGGACCCACATTTTTTCAAATAATGATATTAATTTAATGGGAAGGTTAGATCAACTAATTTCTTCTAATTATACACATTGGAAATTAGATGGTATCTATACACCAGGAGAAAATTTTGTGTCTATTGCAAGTCTTTTTGTGCAAGCTAGGGAAAAAATAATAAATAAAAATTGGACACAACTAGAAGCACAATTAGCAGTTGAACAGATAAATCAATTACATCCAAATAATCGAGGGTTAGATTTAGGTTTCTTTGATATAGATCCTGGTGAAATTAAATAA
- a CDS encoding peptidase U32 family protein: MIHQQIKRPEVLAPAGTLEKLKTAIHYGADAVYIGGNAYSLRSRAGNFSSEEMAEGVAFAKQHDAKVYVAANMVTHEGNQSGAEDFFREVQNIGVSAVIISDPALIEVCANSAPGLPIHLSTQASATNYETLEFWKKEGLERVVLGREVSMTEIKEIREHTDIEIEAFIHGAMCISYSGRCILSNHMSMRDANRGGCSQSCRWKYDLFDIPFGTNERHSLIENNDTNEEFSMSAVDMSMIQHIPELIENGIDSFKIEGRMKSIHYVSTASNVYKTAIDAYISDPSHYECKQEWIDELWKVAQRELSTGFYYHIPTEDDQLFGSRRKIPEYKFIGEVMAYDKTTKIATIRQRNHFCIGDKIEFYGPGFRHFSQTVTVMYNEDGELIDRAPNPMMILTMPVEHEVFIGDMIRKEK; this comes from the coding sequence ATGATTCATCAGCAAATTAAACGTCCAGAAGTATTAGCACCAGCTGGCACGTTAGAAAAATTAAAAACAGCTATTCATTATGGTGCTGATGCAGTGTATATTGGTGGCAATGCATATAGTTTACGAAGTCGTGCTGGCAATTTTTCATCAGAAGAAATGGCTGAGGGAGTAGCTTTTGCTAAGCAACATGATGCAAAAGTCTATGTAGCAGCAAACATGGTTACCCATGAAGGAAATCAATCAGGTGCAGAGGACTTTTTTCGTGAAGTACAAAACATTGGTGTTTCTGCAGTTATTATTTCAGATCCTGCACTGATTGAAGTATGTGCGAATAGCGCACCTGGATTACCTATTCATTTATCAACACAGGCATCAGCAACAAACTATGAAACATTAGAATTTTGGAAAAAAGAAGGATTAGAACGAGTTGTATTGGGCCGAGAAGTTTCCATGACAGAAATTAAAGAAATTCGTGAACATACAGATATAGAAATAGAAGCATTTATTCATGGTGCTATGTGCATTTCCTATTCGGGTCGGTGTATATTATCAAATCATATGTCAATGCGAGATGCTAATCGTGGTGGTTGTTCACAATCTTGTCGTTGGAAATATGATTTATTTGATATACCATTTGGAACGAATGAACGACATAGTTTAATTGAAAATAATGATACAAATGAAGAATTTTCAATGAGTGCAGTAGATATGTCAATGATTCAACATATTCCTGAGTTAATTGAGAATGGTATCGACAGTTTCAAAATTGAAGGTCGTATGAAATCGATTCACTATGTTTCAACTGCTTCTAATGTATATAAAACTGCCATAGACGCCTATATTTCAGATCCTAGCCATTATGAATGTAAACAAGAATGGATTGATGAACTCTGGAAGGTCGCTCAAAGAGAGCTATCCACCGGTTTTTATTATCATATACCTACAGAAGATGATCAACTTTTTGGTTCAAGAAGAAAAATTCCCGAATATAAATTTATTGGTGAAGTCATGGCTTATGATAAAACAACTAAAATAGCAACCATTCGCCAAAGAAATCATTTTTGTATAGGAGATAAAATTGAATTTTATGGACCTGGCTTCAGACATTTTAGTCAAACGGTAACTGTCATGTACAATGAAGATGGAGAATTAATTGATCGAGCACCTAATCCAATGATGATTTTAACAATGCCTGTTGAACACGAAGTTTTTATAGGTGATATGATTCGAAAGGAAAAATAA